In Solenopsis invicta isolate M01_SB chromosome 13, UNIL_Sinv_3.0, whole genome shotgun sequence, one DNA window encodes the following:
- the LOC105208153 gene encoding sodium/hydrogen exchanger 7 isoform X8: MAANGGVRLLLVGVLCTFLWKLCNGAATDIKLDAKAQLLHRLDSLNLLLYTFLLILTVLTIWMFKHRRLRFLHETGLAVIYGLIIGAIIRYGFTTSSTILHMPVVPDNSSKYNQSVPPDTLWLRFPEDKGGGIVKNKTFAYSFRGEIYKEDNEIDLKATFDPEIFFNIILPPIIFHAGYSLKRRYFFRNLGAILMYALIGTSISAFIIGALMYGFIQLIPHLSTSFTFLDTLYFGALISPTDPLTIISIFNDLHVDVNLYALVFGESVLNDAVAIVLSGSIQNYAERYQSGSGGFETVAFFQAFGDFVEIFSLSLFIGATMGCITALLTKFTRVRDFPLLESALFVLMSYSTFLIAEAADLTGVVAVLFCGICQAHYTYNNLSPDSRQRTKQLFELLNFLAENFIFSYIGVSMFTFPKHHFDPGFIFAGFLCALLGRAANVYPLSFILNLARKPKISLNYQHMLFFAGLRGAMSFALAIRNTVSDARQAMLTTTSLIVILTVILQGGATTQFLSWFNIPVGVDEEIEGLSHNGTRSSGAEGGYSDLDMRRGRSSPYNSMQDGTLPGSSSSGGVGGTKPNEKALLARIWGDFDTKYMKPLLTHSRPTLLETLPVCCSPLARILTTTQQMTQDEVARKVDSDSDFCLEDREMERRRTSAQPTSVRSSARRLQF, encoded by the exons ATGGCGGCGAATGGCGGCGTACGTCTCCTGCTCGTCGGAGTCCTGTGTACTTTTCTTTGGAAACTATGCAATGGAGCGGCGACGGACATCAAACTGGACGCCAAGGCGCAGCTGTTGCACCGGCTCGACAGTCTCAATCTTCTGCTTTACACGTTCCTACTGATTTTAACCGTTTTAACGATATGGATGTTCAAGCACCGCCGTTTGAGGTTCCTCCATGAAACTGGTTTGGCTGTCATTTACG GTTTGATTATAGGAGCAATAATACGCTATGGTTTCACAACCAGCAGCACTATTCTGCATATGCCAGTGGTTCCAGATAATTCCAGCAAATACAATCAGTCTGTACCACCAGACACACTATGGTTACGTTTCCCAGAAGATAAGGGTGGTGGTATTgtgaaaaacaaaacatttgCATATTCGTTTCGTGGCGAAATCTACAAGGAGGATAATGAAATTGATTTAAAG GCGACTTTTGAccctgaaatatttttcaatattatattacctCCTATTATCTTCCATGCTGGATATAGTTTGAAGCGT agaTATTTCTTTAGAAATCTAGGTGCGATTCTTATGTATGCTTTAATAGGTACCTCTATATCAGCTTTCATTATTGG AGCTCTGATGTATGGTTTTATACAACTGATACCACATCTTTCCACGTCGTTCACGTTTCTGGACACTCTATATTTCGGCGCTTTGATATCCCCCACGGATCCCCTAACAATAATATCCATCTTCAACGACCTACACGTAGATGTTAATTTGTATGCTTTGGTGTTCGGCGAGAGTGTGCTGAATGATGCGGTTGCCATTGTACTTAGCGG TTCGATACAAAACTACGCGGAGCGATACCAGTCGGGATCGGGCGGTTTCGAAACCGTGGCATTTTTCCAGGCGTTTGGAGactttgtagaaatatttagtTTGTCCCTTTTTATCGGTGCTACAATGGGATGCATTACTGCTTTATTGACGAAGTTCACCAGGGTGCGAGACTTTCCTCTCTTAGAGTCTGCGTTATTCGTGTTAATGTCCTACAGTACATTTTTAATCGCTGAAGCTGCTGATCTTAcag GGGTAGTTGCTGTTCTTTTTTGTGGAATATGCCAGGCtcattatacatataacaaCCTGAGCCCGGACTCGCGCCAACGCACGAAACAGCTGTTCGAGCTATTGAATTTTTTGGCTGAGAATTTCATATTTAGTTACATCGGCGTCTCGATGTTTACTTTTCCGAAACACCATTTTGATCCTGGCTTTATCTTCGCAGGATTT TTATGCGCGTTACTGGGTCGCGCAGCTAACGTTTATCCGCTGTCTTTTATATTGAACCTAGCGAGAAAGCCAAAGATATCGTTGAACTATCAGCATATGCTGTTCTTCGCGGGATTGCGTGGTGCCATGAGTTTTGCTCTCGCCATCAGGAACACCGTGTCAGACGCCAGGCAAGCTATGTTGACCACAACTAGCTTGATCGTTATACTGACGGTTATTTTGCAAGGTGGCGCAACAACGCAGTTTTTAAGCTGGTTTAATATTCC agTCGGAGTAGATGAGGAAATAGAAGGACTTTCTCATAACGGAACGCGCAGT TCTGGCGCCGAGGGTGGCTACAGTGATCTGGACATGCGTAGAGGAAGAAGTTCGCCG TATAATTCTATGCAGGATGGAACGTTACCAGGCAGTAGTAGCAGCGGCGGCGTTGGCGGCACGAAGCCTAATGAAAAGGCATTGCTCGCGAGAATTTGGGGCGACTTCGACACCAAATATATGAAGCCTCTGTTAACGCATTCCAGGCCTACGTTATTAGAAACGTTACCGGTTTGTTGTAGTCCTCTAGCGAGAATCCTCACGACCACGCAACAGATGACGCAG GATGAAGTTGCAAGAAAAGTTGATTCAGATTCAGACTTCTGCTTGGAAGATCGCGAAATGGAACGACGCAGGACCAGCGCTCAGCCG ACGAGCGTCAGGAGCTCTGCACGTAGATTGCAGTTTTGA
- the LOC105208153 gene encoding sodium/hydrogen exchanger 7 isoform X3: MAANGGVRLLLVGVLCTFLWKLCNGAATDIKLDAKAQLLHRLDSLNLLLYTFLLILTVLTIWMFKHRRLRFLHETGLAVIYGLIIGAIIRYGFTTSSTILHMPVVPDNSSKYNQSVPPDTLWLRFPEDKGGGIVKNKTFAYSFRGEIYKEDNEIDLKATFDPEIFFNIILPPIIFHAGYSLKRRYFFRNLGAILMYALIGTSISAFIIGALMYGFIQLIPHLSTSFTFLDTLYFGALISPTDPLTIISIFNDLHVDVNLYALVFGESVLNDAVAIVLSGSIQNYAERYQSGSGGFETVAFFQAFGDFVEIFSLSLFIGATMGCITALLTKFTRVRDFPLLESALFVLMSYSTFLIAEAADLTGVVAVLFCGICQAHYTYNNLSPDSRQRTKQLFELLNFLAENFIFSYIGVSMFTFPKHHFDPGFIFAGFLCALLGRAANVYPLSFILNLARKPKISLNYQHMLFFAGLRGAMSFALAIRNTVSDARQAMLTTTSLIVILTVILQGGATTQFLSWFNIPVGVDEEIEGLSHNGTRSSGAEGGYSDLDMRRGRSSPYNSMQDGTLPGSSSSGGVGGTKPNEKALLARIWGDFDTKYMKPLLTHSRPTLLETLPVCCSPLARILTTTQQMTQDEVARKVDSDSDFCLEDREMERRRTSAQPKERNDDSDDDDGASDSDDEDLRIIGMEGFIPLRTL, encoded by the exons ATGGCGGCGAATGGCGGCGTACGTCTCCTGCTCGTCGGAGTCCTGTGTACTTTTCTTTGGAAACTATGCAATGGAGCGGCGACGGACATCAAACTGGACGCCAAGGCGCAGCTGTTGCACCGGCTCGACAGTCTCAATCTTCTGCTTTACACGTTCCTACTGATTTTAACCGTTTTAACGATATGGATGTTCAAGCACCGCCGTTTGAGGTTCCTCCATGAAACTGGTTTGGCTGTCATTTACG GTTTGATTATAGGAGCAATAATACGCTATGGTTTCACAACCAGCAGCACTATTCTGCATATGCCAGTGGTTCCAGATAATTCCAGCAAATACAATCAGTCTGTACCACCAGACACACTATGGTTACGTTTCCCAGAAGATAAGGGTGGTGGTATTgtgaaaaacaaaacatttgCATATTCGTTTCGTGGCGAAATCTACAAGGAGGATAATGAAATTGATTTAAAG GCGACTTTTGAccctgaaatatttttcaatattatattacctCCTATTATCTTCCATGCTGGATATAGTTTGAAGCGT agaTATTTCTTTAGAAATCTAGGTGCGATTCTTATGTATGCTTTAATAGGTACCTCTATATCAGCTTTCATTATTGG AGCTCTGATGTATGGTTTTATACAACTGATACCACATCTTTCCACGTCGTTCACGTTTCTGGACACTCTATATTTCGGCGCTTTGATATCCCCCACGGATCCCCTAACAATAATATCCATCTTCAACGACCTACACGTAGATGTTAATTTGTATGCTTTGGTGTTCGGCGAGAGTGTGCTGAATGATGCGGTTGCCATTGTACTTAGCGG TTCGATACAAAACTACGCGGAGCGATACCAGTCGGGATCGGGCGGTTTCGAAACCGTGGCATTTTTCCAGGCGTTTGGAGactttgtagaaatatttagtTTGTCCCTTTTTATCGGTGCTACAATGGGATGCATTACTGCTTTATTGACGAAGTTCACCAGGGTGCGAGACTTTCCTCTCTTAGAGTCTGCGTTATTCGTGTTAATGTCCTACAGTACATTTTTAATCGCTGAAGCTGCTGATCTTAcag GGGTAGTTGCTGTTCTTTTTTGTGGAATATGCCAGGCtcattatacatataacaaCCTGAGCCCGGACTCGCGCCAACGCACGAAACAGCTGTTCGAGCTATTGAATTTTTTGGCTGAGAATTTCATATTTAGTTACATCGGCGTCTCGATGTTTACTTTTCCGAAACACCATTTTGATCCTGGCTTTATCTTCGCAGGATTT TTATGCGCGTTACTGGGTCGCGCAGCTAACGTTTATCCGCTGTCTTTTATATTGAACCTAGCGAGAAAGCCAAAGATATCGTTGAACTATCAGCATATGCTGTTCTTCGCGGGATTGCGTGGTGCCATGAGTTTTGCTCTCGCCATCAGGAACACCGTGTCAGACGCCAGGCAAGCTATGTTGACCACAACTAGCTTGATCGTTATACTGACGGTTATTTTGCAAGGTGGCGCAACAACGCAGTTTTTAAGCTGGTTTAATATTCC agTCGGAGTAGATGAGGAAATAGAAGGACTTTCTCATAACGGAACGCGCAGT TCTGGCGCCGAGGGTGGCTACAGTGATCTGGACATGCGTAGAGGAAGAAGTTCGCCG TATAATTCTATGCAGGATGGAACGTTACCAGGCAGTAGTAGCAGCGGCGGCGTTGGCGGCACGAAGCCTAATGAAAAGGCATTGCTCGCGAGAATTTGGGGCGACTTCGACACCAAATATATGAAGCCTCTGTTAACGCATTCCAGGCCTACGTTATTAGAAACGTTACCGGTTTGTTGTAGTCCTCTAGCGAGAATCCTCACGACCACGCAACAGATGACGCAG GATGAAGTTGCAAGAAAAGTTGATTCAGATTCAGACTTCTGCTTGGAAGATCGCGAAATGGAACGACGCAGGACCAGCGCTCAGCCG aaagagagaaacgatgacagtgatgatgatgatggtgctTCCGATTCTGATGACGAAGACCTCAGAATCATTGGAATGGAGGGATTCATTCCGTTACGAACATTGTAG
- the LOC105208153 gene encoding sodium/hydrogen exchanger 7 isoform X2, protein MAANGGVRLLLVGVLCTFLWKLCNGAATDIKLDAKAQLLHRLDSLNLLLYTFLLILTVLTIWMFKHRRLRFLHETGLAVIYGLIIGAIIRYGFTTSSTILHMPVVPDNSSKYNQSVPPDTLWLRFPEDKGGGIVKNKTFAYSFRGEIYKEDNEIDLKATFDPEIFFNIILPPIIFHAGYSLKRRYFFRNLGAILMYALIGTSISAFIIGALMYGFIQLIPHLSTSFTFLDTLYFGALISPTDPLTIISIFNDLHVDVNLYALVFGESVLNDAVAIVLSGSIQNYAERYQSGSGGFETVAFFQAFGDFVEIFSLSLFIGATMGCITALLTKFTRVRDFPLLESALFVLMSYSTFLIAEAADLTGVVAVLFCGICQAHYTYNNLSPDSRQRTKQLFELLNFLAENFIFSYIGVSMFTFPKHHFDPGFIFAGFLCALLGRAANVYPLSFILNLARKPKISLNYQHMLFFAGLRGAMSFALAIRNTVSDARQAMLTTTSLIVILTVILQGGATTQFLSWFNIPVGVDEEIEGLSHNGTRSSGAEGGYSDLDMRRGRSSPDGTLPGSSSSGGVGGTKPNEKALLARIWGDFDTKYMKPLLTHSRPTLLETLPVCCSPLARILTTTQQMTQDEVARKVDSDSDFCLEDREMERRRTSAQPVSFHQPNLNYTVNPCYQPNNSTTDVSTNPDEPYVILNLHRR, encoded by the exons ATGGCGGCGAATGGCGGCGTACGTCTCCTGCTCGTCGGAGTCCTGTGTACTTTTCTTTGGAAACTATGCAATGGAGCGGCGACGGACATCAAACTGGACGCCAAGGCGCAGCTGTTGCACCGGCTCGACAGTCTCAATCTTCTGCTTTACACGTTCCTACTGATTTTAACCGTTTTAACGATATGGATGTTCAAGCACCGCCGTTTGAGGTTCCTCCATGAAACTGGTTTGGCTGTCATTTACG GTTTGATTATAGGAGCAATAATACGCTATGGTTTCACAACCAGCAGCACTATTCTGCATATGCCAGTGGTTCCAGATAATTCCAGCAAATACAATCAGTCTGTACCACCAGACACACTATGGTTACGTTTCCCAGAAGATAAGGGTGGTGGTATTgtgaaaaacaaaacatttgCATATTCGTTTCGTGGCGAAATCTACAAGGAGGATAATGAAATTGATTTAAAG GCGACTTTTGAccctgaaatatttttcaatattatattacctCCTATTATCTTCCATGCTGGATATAGTTTGAAGCGT agaTATTTCTTTAGAAATCTAGGTGCGATTCTTATGTATGCTTTAATAGGTACCTCTATATCAGCTTTCATTATTGG AGCTCTGATGTATGGTTTTATACAACTGATACCACATCTTTCCACGTCGTTCACGTTTCTGGACACTCTATATTTCGGCGCTTTGATATCCCCCACGGATCCCCTAACAATAATATCCATCTTCAACGACCTACACGTAGATGTTAATTTGTATGCTTTGGTGTTCGGCGAGAGTGTGCTGAATGATGCGGTTGCCATTGTACTTAGCGG TTCGATACAAAACTACGCGGAGCGATACCAGTCGGGATCGGGCGGTTTCGAAACCGTGGCATTTTTCCAGGCGTTTGGAGactttgtagaaatatttagtTTGTCCCTTTTTATCGGTGCTACAATGGGATGCATTACTGCTTTATTGACGAAGTTCACCAGGGTGCGAGACTTTCCTCTCTTAGAGTCTGCGTTATTCGTGTTAATGTCCTACAGTACATTTTTAATCGCTGAAGCTGCTGATCTTAcag GGGTAGTTGCTGTTCTTTTTTGTGGAATATGCCAGGCtcattatacatataacaaCCTGAGCCCGGACTCGCGCCAACGCACGAAACAGCTGTTCGAGCTATTGAATTTTTTGGCTGAGAATTTCATATTTAGTTACATCGGCGTCTCGATGTTTACTTTTCCGAAACACCATTTTGATCCTGGCTTTATCTTCGCAGGATTT TTATGCGCGTTACTGGGTCGCGCAGCTAACGTTTATCCGCTGTCTTTTATATTGAACCTAGCGAGAAAGCCAAAGATATCGTTGAACTATCAGCATATGCTGTTCTTCGCGGGATTGCGTGGTGCCATGAGTTTTGCTCTCGCCATCAGGAACACCGTGTCAGACGCCAGGCAAGCTATGTTGACCACAACTAGCTTGATCGTTATACTGACGGTTATTTTGCAAGGTGGCGCAACAACGCAGTTTTTAAGCTGGTTTAATATTCC agTCGGAGTAGATGAGGAAATAGAAGGACTTTCTCATAACGGAACGCGCAGT TCTGGCGCCGAGGGTGGCTACAGTGATCTGGACATGCGTAGAGGAAGAAGTTCGCCG GATGGAACGTTACCAGGCAGTAGTAGCAGCGGCGGCGTTGGCGGCACGAAGCCTAATGAAAAGGCATTGCTCGCGAGAATTTGGGGCGACTTCGACACCAAATATATGAAGCCTCTGTTAACGCATTCCAGGCCTACGTTATTAGAAACGTTACCGGTTTGTTGTAGTCCTCTAGCGAGAATCCTCACGACCACGCAACAGATGACGCAG GATGAAGTTGCAAGAAAAGTTGATTCAGATTCAGACTTCTGCTTGGAAGATCGCGAAATGGAACGACGCAGGACCAGCGCTCAGCCGGTGAGTTTTCATCAGCCTAATCTCAATTATACTGTTAATCCGTGCTACCAGCCTAACAACAGCACTACAGACGTCAGCACTAATCCGGACGAGCCctatgtaattcttaatttacaCAGAAGATAG
- the LOC105208153 gene encoding sodium/hydrogen exchanger 7 isoform X7, which yields MAANGGVRLLLVGVLCTFLWKLCNGAATDIKLDAKAQLLHRLDSLNLLLYTFLLILTVLTIWMFKHRRLRFLHETGLAVIYGLIIGAIIRYGFTTSSTILHMPVVPDNSSKYNQSVPPDTLWLRFPEDKGGGIVKNKTFAYSFRGEIYKEDNEIDLKATFDPEIFFNIILPPIIFHAGYSLKRRYFFRNLGAILMYALIGTSISAFIIGALMYGFIQLIPHLSTSFTFLDTLYFGALISPTDPLTIISIFNDLHVDVNLYALVFGESVLNDAVAIVLSGSIQNYAERYQSGSGGFETVAFFQAFGDFVEIFSLSLFIGATMGCITALLTKFTRVRDFPLLESALFVLMSYSTFLIAEAADLTGVVAVLFCGICQAHYTYNNLSPDSRQRTKQLFELLNFLAENFIFSYIGVSMFTFPKHHFDPGFIFAGFLCALLGRAANVYPLSFILNLARKPKISLNYQHMLFFAGLRGAMSFALAIRNTVSDARQAMLTTTSLIVILTVILQGGATTQFLSWFNIPVGVDEEIEGLSHNGTRSYNSMQDGTLPGSSSSGGVGGTKPNEKALLARIWGDFDTKYMKPLLTHSRPTLLETLPVCCSPLARILTTTQQMTQDEVARKVDSDSDFCLEDREMERRRTSAQPKERNDDSDDDDGASDSDDEDLRIIGMEGFIPLRTL from the exons ATGGCGGCGAATGGCGGCGTACGTCTCCTGCTCGTCGGAGTCCTGTGTACTTTTCTTTGGAAACTATGCAATGGAGCGGCGACGGACATCAAACTGGACGCCAAGGCGCAGCTGTTGCACCGGCTCGACAGTCTCAATCTTCTGCTTTACACGTTCCTACTGATTTTAACCGTTTTAACGATATGGATGTTCAAGCACCGCCGTTTGAGGTTCCTCCATGAAACTGGTTTGGCTGTCATTTACG GTTTGATTATAGGAGCAATAATACGCTATGGTTTCACAACCAGCAGCACTATTCTGCATATGCCAGTGGTTCCAGATAATTCCAGCAAATACAATCAGTCTGTACCACCAGACACACTATGGTTACGTTTCCCAGAAGATAAGGGTGGTGGTATTgtgaaaaacaaaacatttgCATATTCGTTTCGTGGCGAAATCTACAAGGAGGATAATGAAATTGATTTAAAG GCGACTTTTGAccctgaaatatttttcaatattatattacctCCTATTATCTTCCATGCTGGATATAGTTTGAAGCGT agaTATTTCTTTAGAAATCTAGGTGCGATTCTTATGTATGCTTTAATAGGTACCTCTATATCAGCTTTCATTATTGG AGCTCTGATGTATGGTTTTATACAACTGATACCACATCTTTCCACGTCGTTCACGTTTCTGGACACTCTATATTTCGGCGCTTTGATATCCCCCACGGATCCCCTAACAATAATATCCATCTTCAACGACCTACACGTAGATGTTAATTTGTATGCTTTGGTGTTCGGCGAGAGTGTGCTGAATGATGCGGTTGCCATTGTACTTAGCGG TTCGATACAAAACTACGCGGAGCGATACCAGTCGGGATCGGGCGGTTTCGAAACCGTGGCATTTTTCCAGGCGTTTGGAGactttgtagaaatatttagtTTGTCCCTTTTTATCGGTGCTACAATGGGATGCATTACTGCTTTATTGACGAAGTTCACCAGGGTGCGAGACTTTCCTCTCTTAGAGTCTGCGTTATTCGTGTTAATGTCCTACAGTACATTTTTAATCGCTGAAGCTGCTGATCTTAcag GGGTAGTTGCTGTTCTTTTTTGTGGAATATGCCAGGCtcattatacatataacaaCCTGAGCCCGGACTCGCGCCAACGCACGAAACAGCTGTTCGAGCTATTGAATTTTTTGGCTGAGAATTTCATATTTAGTTACATCGGCGTCTCGATGTTTACTTTTCCGAAACACCATTTTGATCCTGGCTTTATCTTCGCAGGATTT TTATGCGCGTTACTGGGTCGCGCAGCTAACGTTTATCCGCTGTCTTTTATATTGAACCTAGCGAGAAAGCCAAAGATATCGTTGAACTATCAGCATATGCTGTTCTTCGCGGGATTGCGTGGTGCCATGAGTTTTGCTCTCGCCATCAGGAACACCGTGTCAGACGCCAGGCAAGCTATGTTGACCACAACTAGCTTGATCGTTATACTGACGGTTATTTTGCAAGGTGGCGCAACAACGCAGTTTTTAAGCTGGTTTAATATTCC agTCGGAGTAGATGAGGAAATAGAAGGACTTTCTCATAACGGAACGCGCAGT TATAATTCTATGCAGGATGGAACGTTACCAGGCAGTAGTAGCAGCGGCGGCGTTGGCGGCACGAAGCCTAATGAAAAGGCATTGCTCGCGAGAATTTGGGGCGACTTCGACACCAAATATATGAAGCCTCTGTTAACGCATTCCAGGCCTACGTTATTAGAAACGTTACCGGTTTGTTGTAGTCCTCTAGCGAGAATCCTCACGACCACGCAACAGATGACGCAG GATGAAGTTGCAAGAAAAGTTGATTCAGATTCAGACTTCTGCTTGGAAGATCGCGAAATGGAACGACGCAGGACCAGCGCTCAGCCG aaagagagaaacgatgacagtgatgatgatgatggtgctTCCGATTCTGATGACGAAGACCTCAGAATCATTGGAATGGAGGGATTCATTCCGTTACGAACATTGTAG
- the LOC105208153 gene encoding sodium/hydrogen exchanger 7 isoform X4 → MAANGGVRLLLVGVLCTFLWKLCNGAATDIKLDAKAQLLHRLDSLNLLLYTFLLILTVLTIWMFKHRRLRFLHETGLAVIYGLIIGAIIRYGFTTSSTILHMPVVPDNSSKYNQSVPPDTLWLRFPEDKGGGIVKNKTFAYSFRGEIYKEDNEIDLKATFDPEIFFNIILPPIIFHAGYSLKRRYFFRNLGAILMYALIGTSISAFIIGALMYGFIQLIPHLSTSFTFLDTLYFGALISPTDPLTIISIFNDLHVDVNLYALVFGESVLNDAVAIVLSGSIQNYAERYQSGSGGFETVAFFQAFGDFVEIFSLSLFIGATMGCITALLTKFTRVRDFPLLESALFVLMSYSTFLIAEAADLTGVVAVLFCGICQAHYTYNNLSPDSRQRTKQLFELLNFLAENFIFSYIGVSMFTFPKHHFDPGFIFAGFLCALLGRAANVYPLSFILNLARKPKISLNYQHMLFFAGLRGAMSFALAIRNTVSDARQAMLTTTSLIVILTVILQGGATTQFLSWFNIPVGVDEEIEGLSHNGTRSSGAEGGYSDLDMRRGRSSPYNSMQDGTLPGSSSSGGVGGTKPNEKALLARIWGDFDTKYMKPLLTHSRPTLLETLPVCCSPLARILTTTQQMTQDEVARKVDSDSDFCLEDREMERRRTSAQPLGTVMMMGEVSPGPLPLHTRVALPGLVGRHL, encoded by the exons ATGGCGGCGAATGGCGGCGTACGTCTCCTGCTCGTCGGAGTCCTGTGTACTTTTCTTTGGAAACTATGCAATGGAGCGGCGACGGACATCAAACTGGACGCCAAGGCGCAGCTGTTGCACCGGCTCGACAGTCTCAATCTTCTGCTTTACACGTTCCTACTGATTTTAACCGTTTTAACGATATGGATGTTCAAGCACCGCCGTTTGAGGTTCCTCCATGAAACTGGTTTGGCTGTCATTTACG GTTTGATTATAGGAGCAATAATACGCTATGGTTTCACAACCAGCAGCACTATTCTGCATATGCCAGTGGTTCCAGATAATTCCAGCAAATACAATCAGTCTGTACCACCAGACACACTATGGTTACGTTTCCCAGAAGATAAGGGTGGTGGTATTgtgaaaaacaaaacatttgCATATTCGTTTCGTGGCGAAATCTACAAGGAGGATAATGAAATTGATTTAAAG GCGACTTTTGAccctgaaatatttttcaatattatattacctCCTATTATCTTCCATGCTGGATATAGTTTGAAGCGT agaTATTTCTTTAGAAATCTAGGTGCGATTCTTATGTATGCTTTAATAGGTACCTCTATATCAGCTTTCATTATTGG AGCTCTGATGTATGGTTTTATACAACTGATACCACATCTTTCCACGTCGTTCACGTTTCTGGACACTCTATATTTCGGCGCTTTGATATCCCCCACGGATCCCCTAACAATAATATCCATCTTCAACGACCTACACGTAGATGTTAATTTGTATGCTTTGGTGTTCGGCGAGAGTGTGCTGAATGATGCGGTTGCCATTGTACTTAGCGG TTCGATACAAAACTACGCGGAGCGATACCAGTCGGGATCGGGCGGTTTCGAAACCGTGGCATTTTTCCAGGCGTTTGGAGactttgtagaaatatttagtTTGTCCCTTTTTATCGGTGCTACAATGGGATGCATTACTGCTTTATTGACGAAGTTCACCAGGGTGCGAGACTTTCCTCTCTTAGAGTCTGCGTTATTCGTGTTAATGTCCTACAGTACATTTTTAATCGCTGAAGCTGCTGATCTTAcag GGGTAGTTGCTGTTCTTTTTTGTGGAATATGCCAGGCtcattatacatataacaaCCTGAGCCCGGACTCGCGCCAACGCACGAAACAGCTGTTCGAGCTATTGAATTTTTTGGCTGAGAATTTCATATTTAGTTACATCGGCGTCTCGATGTTTACTTTTCCGAAACACCATTTTGATCCTGGCTTTATCTTCGCAGGATTT TTATGCGCGTTACTGGGTCGCGCAGCTAACGTTTATCCGCTGTCTTTTATATTGAACCTAGCGAGAAAGCCAAAGATATCGTTGAACTATCAGCATATGCTGTTCTTCGCGGGATTGCGTGGTGCCATGAGTTTTGCTCTCGCCATCAGGAACACCGTGTCAGACGCCAGGCAAGCTATGTTGACCACAACTAGCTTGATCGTTATACTGACGGTTATTTTGCAAGGTGGCGCAACAACGCAGTTTTTAAGCTGGTTTAATATTCC agTCGGAGTAGATGAGGAAATAGAAGGACTTTCTCATAACGGAACGCGCAGT TCTGGCGCCGAGGGTGGCTACAGTGATCTGGACATGCGTAGAGGAAGAAGTTCGCCG TATAATTCTATGCAGGATGGAACGTTACCAGGCAGTAGTAGCAGCGGCGGCGTTGGCGGCACGAAGCCTAATGAAAAGGCATTGCTCGCGAGAATTTGGGGCGACTTCGACACCAAATATATGAAGCCTCTGTTAACGCATTCCAGGCCTACGTTATTAGAAACGTTACCGGTTTGTTGTAGTCCTCTAGCGAGAATCCTCACGACCACGCAACAGATGACGCAG GATGAAGTTGCAAGAAAAGTTGATTCAGATTCAGACTTCTGCTTGGAAGATCGCGAAATGGAACGACGCAGGACCAGCGCTCAGCCG CTGGGGACCGTGATGATGATGGGAGAAGTTAGTCCGGGACCACTACCGCTGCACACACGAGTCGCCCTGCCAGGTCTGGTCGGCAGACACttgtaa